Proteins from a genomic interval of Siniperca chuatsi isolate FFG_IHB_CAS linkage group LG10, ASM2008510v1, whole genome shotgun sequence:
- the LOC122883492 gene encoding trace amine-associated receptor 13c-like isoform X1 yields MMQTLEGDELCFPQLLNTSCKKHIRPHSEAMLIYILLSSISLLTAALNLLVIISISHFRQLHTPTNLLLLSLAVSDFLVGLLVMPFQILQTEPCWLLGDLVCVLYYFVPFITICASVVNMVLISVDRYVAICDPLHYPTKITQKRVQICVFLCWGYSVFYSVVLLYDNLKQPGMYRSCYGECVITIKGAVDLVLSFVIPITAIITLYVRVFVVAVSQARAMRSQIAAVTLKRSATVTAKKSEMKAARTLGVVVVVFLMCYCPYYCVSLSGYNLMIGSSTEVFMIFLVFLNSCLNPVIYAFFYPWFRKSVRLIVTLEILQPHSCQANIL; encoded by the exons atgatgCAGACCCTGGAGGGAGATGAACTCTGTTTTCCACAGCTCCTCAACACCTCCTGCAAGAAGCACATACGCCCTCACTCTGAGGCAATGCTCATTTACATTCTGctgtcctccatctctctgctcaCTGCGGCTCTCAACCTGCTGGTCATCATCTCCATCTCCCACTTCAG ACAGCTCCACACCCCcaccaacctcctcctcctctctctggctgtctcagACTTCCTCGTGGGCCTCCTTGTGATGCCGTTTCAAATCCTCCAAACAGAGCCCTGCTGGCTCCTGGGTGACCTGGTGTGTgttctgtattattttgtacCCTTTATCACTATCTGCGCCTCAGTGGTAAACATGGTGCTCATATCGGTCGACCGCTATGTGGCTATCTGTGACCCTCTGCACTACCCCACCAAAATCACTCAAAAGAGAGTTCAGATCTGCGTTTTCCTGTGTTGGGGTTACTCTGTTTTCTACAGCGTTGTGCTTTTATATGATAACCTGAAACAACCAGGCATGTACAGGTCCTGCTATGGAGAATGTGTGATTACCATAAAAGGAGCTGTTGACCTTGTTTTAAGCTTTGTGATTCCCATCACTGCCATCATCACCCTGTATGTGAGAGTGTTTGTGGTGGCTGTGTCTCAGGCTCGTGCCATGCGCTCCCAGATTGCAGCAGTCACATTGAAACGTTCAGCAACTGTAACTGCTAAGAAATCTGAGATGAAAGCAGCCAGGACTCTTGGTgtcgttgttgttgtgtttctcatGTGTTACTGTCCATAttactgtgtctctctctcaggctaCAACCTCATGATCGGTTCTTCAACTGAAGTCTTTATGATTTTTCTGGTATTTTTAAACTCCTGTCTAAACCCTGTGATCTACGCCTTTTTCTACCCCTGGTTTAGAAAATCTGTTAGACTCATTGTTACTCTTGAGATACTGCAGCCTCACTCCTGTCAGgccaacatactgtag
- the LOC122883492 gene encoding trace amine-associated receptor 13c-like isoform X2 — protein sequence MNSVFHSSSTPPARSTYALTLRQLHTPTNLLLLSLAVSDFLVGLLVMPFQILQTEPCWLLGDLVCVLYYFVPFITICASVVNMVLISVDRYVAICDPLHYPTKITQKRVQICVFLCWGYSVFYSVVLLYDNLKQPGMYRSCYGECVITIKGAVDLVLSFVIPITAIITLYVRVFVVAVSQARAMRSQIAAVTLKRSATVTAKKSEMKAARTLGVVVVVFLMCYCPYYCVSLSGYNLMIGSSTEVFMIFLVFLNSCLNPVIYAFFYPWFRKSVRLIVTLEILQPHSCQANIL from the exons ATGAACTCTGTTTTCCACAGCTCCTCAACACCTCCTGCAAGAAGCACATACGCCCTCACTCTGAG ACAGCTCCACACCCCcaccaacctcctcctcctctctctggctgtctcagACTTCCTCGTGGGCCTCCTTGTGATGCCGTTTCAAATCCTCCAAACAGAGCCCTGCTGGCTCCTGGGTGACCTGGTGTGTgttctgtattattttgtacCCTTTATCACTATCTGCGCCTCAGTGGTAAACATGGTGCTCATATCGGTCGACCGCTATGTGGCTATCTGTGACCCTCTGCACTACCCCACCAAAATCACTCAAAAGAGAGTTCAGATCTGCGTTTTCCTGTGTTGGGGTTACTCTGTTTTCTACAGCGTTGTGCTTTTATATGATAACCTGAAACAACCAGGCATGTACAGGTCCTGCTATGGAGAATGTGTGATTACCATAAAAGGAGCTGTTGACCTTGTTTTAAGCTTTGTGATTCCCATCACTGCCATCATCACCCTGTATGTGAGAGTGTTTGTGGTGGCTGTGTCTCAGGCTCGTGCCATGCGCTCCCAGATTGCAGCAGTCACATTGAAACGTTCAGCAACTGTAACTGCTAAGAAATCTGAGATGAAAGCAGCCAGGACTCTTGGTgtcgttgttgttgtgtttctcatGTGTTACTGTCCATAttactgtgtctctctctcaggctaCAACCTCATGATCGGTTCTTCAACTGAAGTCTTTATGATTTTTCTGGTATTTTTAAACTCCTGTCTAAACCCTGTGATCTACGCCTTTTTCTACCCCTGGTTTAGAAAATCTGTTAGACTCATTGTTACTCTTGAGATACTGCAGCCTCACTCCTGTCAGgccaacatactgtag
- the LOC122883441 gene encoding trace amine-associated receptor 13c-like isoform X1 codes for MMQTLEGDELCFPQLLNTSCKKHIRPHSEAMLIYILLSSISLLTVALNLLVIISISHFRQLHTPTNLILLSLAVSDFLVGLLVMPFQILLSEPCWLLGDLVCVLYYFVPFITICASVVNMVLISVDRYVAICDPLHYPTKITQKRVQICIFLCWGYSVFYSVVLLYDNLKQPGMYRSCYGECVITIIGAVDLVLSFVIPITAIITLYVRVFVVAVSQARAMRSQIAAVTLKRSATVTAKKSEMKAARTLGVIVVVFLMCYCPFYCVSLTGYNLVTGSSSEVFMIFLIFCNSCLNPVIYAFFYPWFRKSVRLIVTLEILQPHSCQANIL; via the exons atGATGCAGACCCTGGAGGGAGATGAACTCTGTTTTCCACAGCTCCTCAACACCTCCTGCAAGAAGCACATACGCCCTCACTCTGAGGCAATGCTCATTTACATTCTGCTGTCCTCCATCTCGCTGCTCACTGTGGCTCTCAACCTGCTGGTCATCATCTCCATCTCCCACTTCAG ACAGCTCCACACCCCCACCaacctcatcctcctctctctggctgtctcagACTTCCTCGTGGGCCTCCTTGTGATGCCGTTTCAAATCCTCCTATCAGAGCCCTGCTGGCTCCTGGGTGACCTGGTGTGTgttctgtattattttgtacCCTTTATCACTATCTGCGCCTCAGTGGTAAACATGGTGCTCATATCGGTCGACCGCTATGTGGCTATCTGTGACCCTCTGCACTACCCCACCAAAATCACTCAAAAGAGAGTTCAGATCTGCATTTTCCTGTGTTGGGGTTACTCTGTTTTCTACAGCGTTGTGCTTTTATATGATAACCTGAAACAACCAGGCATGTACAGGTCCTGCTATGGAGAATGTGTGATTACCATAATAGGAGCTGTTGATCTTGTTTTAAGCTTTGTGATTCCCATCACTGCCATCATCACCCTGTATGTGAGAGTGTTTGTGGTGGCTGTGTCTCAAGCTCGTGCCATGCGCTCCCAGATTGCAGCAGTCACATTGAAACGTTCAGCAACTGTAACTGCTAAGAAATCTGAGATGAAAGCAGCCAGGACTCTTGGTgtcattgttgttgtgtttctcatGTGTTACTGTCCATTTTACTGTGTCTCTCTCACAGGCTACAACCTCGTGACCGGTTCTTCAAGTGAGGTCTTTAtgatttttctgatattttgtaaCTCCTGTCTAAACCCTGTGATCTACGCCTTTTTCTACCCCTGGTTTAGAAAATCTGTTAGACTCATTGTTACACTTGAGATACTGCAGCCTCACTCCTGTCAGgccaacatactgtag
- the LOC122883441 gene encoding trace amine-associated receptor 13c-like isoform X2, which yields MNSVFHSSSTPPARSTYALTLRQLHTPTNLILLSLAVSDFLVGLLVMPFQILLSEPCWLLGDLVCVLYYFVPFITICASVVNMVLISVDRYVAICDPLHYPTKITQKRVQICIFLCWGYSVFYSVVLLYDNLKQPGMYRSCYGECVITIIGAVDLVLSFVIPITAIITLYVRVFVVAVSQARAMRSQIAAVTLKRSATVTAKKSEMKAARTLGVIVVVFLMCYCPFYCVSLTGYNLVTGSSSEVFMIFLIFCNSCLNPVIYAFFYPWFRKSVRLIVTLEILQPHSCQANIL from the exons ATGAACTCTGTTTTCCACAGCTCCTCAACACCTCCTGCAAGAAGCACATACGCCCTCACTCTGAG ACAGCTCCACACCCCCACCaacctcatcctcctctctctggctgtctcagACTTCCTCGTGGGCCTCCTTGTGATGCCGTTTCAAATCCTCCTATCAGAGCCCTGCTGGCTCCTGGGTGACCTGGTGTGTgttctgtattattttgtacCCTTTATCACTATCTGCGCCTCAGTGGTAAACATGGTGCTCATATCGGTCGACCGCTATGTGGCTATCTGTGACCCTCTGCACTACCCCACCAAAATCACTCAAAAGAGAGTTCAGATCTGCATTTTCCTGTGTTGGGGTTACTCTGTTTTCTACAGCGTTGTGCTTTTATATGATAACCTGAAACAACCAGGCATGTACAGGTCCTGCTATGGAGAATGTGTGATTACCATAATAGGAGCTGTTGATCTTGTTTTAAGCTTTGTGATTCCCATCACTGCCATCATCACCCTGTATGTGAGAGTGTTTGTGGTGGCTGTGTCTCAAGCTCGTGCCATGCGCTCCCAGATTGCAGCAGTCACATTGAAACGTTCAGCAACTGTAACTGCTAAGAAATCTGAGATGAAAGCAGCCAGGACTCTTGGTgtcattgttgttgtgtttctcatGTGTTACTGTCCATTTTACTGTGTCTCTCTCACAGGCTACAACCTCGTGACCGGTTCTTCAAGTGAGGTCTTTAtgatttttctgatattttgtaaCTCCTGTCTAAACCCTGTGATCTACGCCTTTTTCTACCCCTGGTTTAGAAAATCTGTTAGACTCATTGTTACACTTGAGATACTGCAGCCTCACTCCTGTCAGgccaacatactgtag